A DNA window from Bubalus bubalis isolate 160015118507 breed Murrah chromosome 20, NDDB_SH_1, whole genome shotgun sequence contains the following coding sequences:
- the PLD4 gene encoding 5'-3' exonuclease PLD4 isoform X2, producing MACKLRACVCGEAKMNTKAGPLELQVRGTLVLLCLGAVTLTCLLGLGPSPSAWSQGCLEEGPARPGGLGSRVDWDPRGGEARRRHRQKDSCRLVLVESIPQDLRSAAGSPAAQPLAQAWMQLLDAARESVHVASFYWSLTGPDIGVNDSSSQPGEALLQKLQQLLDRNVSLAVATSTPTPAKNSTDLQVLESRGAQVRHVPMGRLTGGVLHSKFWVVDGRHVYVGSANMDWRSLTQVKELGAVIYNCSRLAQDLEKTFQTYWVLGTPRAVLPKPWPQNFSSHINRFQPLRDHFDGVPTTVYFSASPPALCPHGRTRDLDALLAVMGAAREFLYASVMEYFPTTRFRHPASYWPVLDTALRVAAFSRGVRVRLLVSCWLNTDPRMFPFLRSLQALSNPAANVSMDVKVFIVPVGNHSNIPFSRVNHSKFMVTEKAAYIGTSNWSEDYFSSTSGVGLVVSQRASGAQPGVSTVQEQLRQLFERDWSSRYAVGLDGQAPGQDCVWQG from the exons ATGGCCTGCAAGCTGAGGGCCTGTGTCTGTGGTGAAGCCAAGATGAACACCAAGGCAGGACCCTTGGAG CTGCAGGTGCGGGGGACGCTGGTGCTGCTGTGCCTGGGTGCCGTgaccctcacctgcctcctgggacTGGGACCCTCCCCTTCTGCCTGGAGCCAGGGCTGCCTAGAGGAAGGGCCCGCCAGGCCTGGGGGCCTTGGCTCCCGTGTGGACTGGGATCCTCGAGGAGGGGAGGCCCGGCGGCGGCATCGGCAAAAGGACTCCTGCCG GCTCGTCCTCGTGGAGAGCATTCCCCAGGACCTGCGATCTGCAGCAGGCAGCCCGGCCgcccagcccctggcccaggCCTGGATGCAGCTGCTGGACGCCGCCCGAGAGAGCGTCCACGTGGCCTCCTTCTACTGGTCCCTCACGGGGCCCGACATCGGGGTCAACGACTCGTCTTCCCAGCCG GGCGAGGCCCTCCTGCAAaagctgcagcagctgctggaCAGAAACGTGTCCCTGGCCGTGGCCACCAGCACCCCAACTCCGGCCAAGAACTCCACTGACCTGCAGGTCCTGGAAAGCCGAG GCGCCCAGGTGAGACACGTGCCCATGGGAAGGCTCACTGGCGGCGTTTTGCACTCCAAGTTCTGGGTGGTGGATGGACGGCACGTCTACGTGGGCAGTGCCAACATGGACTGGCGGTCCCTGACACAG GTGAAGGAGCTCGGTGCCGTCATCTACAACTGCAGCCGCCTGGCCCAGGACCTGGAGAAGACCTTCCAGACCTACTGGGTGCTGGGGACACCCAGGGCCGTCCTCCCCAAGCCCTGGCCTCAGAACTTCTCCTCTCACATCAACCGCTTCCAGCCGCTCCGGGATCACTTTGACGGGGTGCCCACCACTGTCTACTTCTCG GCGTCGCCACCTGCTCTCTGCCCCCACGGCCGCACCCGCGACTTGGATGCGCTGCTAGCGGTCATGGGGGCTGCCCGGGAGTTCCTCTACGCCTCAGTGATGGAGTACTTCCCCACCACACGCTTCAGACACCCCGCCAG ctaCTGGCCAGTGCTGGACACGGCGCTGCGGGTGGCGGCCTTCAGCAGGGGGGTACGCGTGCGCCTTCTGGTCAGCTGCTGGCTCAACACGGACCCCAGGATGTTCCCCTTCCTGCGGTCCCTGCAGGCACTCAGCAACCCAGCGGCCAACGTGTCCATGGACGTG AAAGTCTTCATCGTGCCCGTGGGGAACCACTCCAACATCCCCTTCAGCAGGGTGAACCACAGCAAGTTCATGGTTACGGAGAAGGCGGCCTACATAG GCACGTCCAACTGGTCAGAAGATTACTTCAGCAGCACCTCGGGTGTGGGCCTGGTGGTCAGCCAGAGGGCCTCTGGCGCCCAGCCGGGGGTGAGCACCGTGCAGGAGCAGCTGCGGCAGCTCTTCGAGCGAGACTGGAGCTCCCGCTACGCCGTGGGCCTGGACGGACAGGCCCCGGGCCAGGACTGTGTTTGGCAGGGCTGA
- the PLD4 gene encoding 5'-3' exonuclease PLD4 isoform X1, which translates to MACKLRACVCGEAKMNTKAGPLELQVRGTLVLLCLGAVTLTCLLGLGPSPSAWSQGCLEEGPARPGGLGSRVDWDPRGGEARRRHRQKDSCRLVLVESIPQDLRSAAGSPAAQPLAQAWMQLLDAARESVHVASFYWSLTGPDIGVNDSSSQPGEALLQKLQQLLDRNVSLAVATSTPTPAKNSTDLQVLESRGAQVRHVPMGRLTGGVLHSKFWVVDGRHVYVGSANMDWRSLTQVKELGAVIYNCSRLAQDLEKTFQTYWVLGTPRAVLPKPWPQNFSSHINRFQPLRDHFDGVPTTVYFSTPRQLLASAGHGAAGGGLQQGGTRAPSGQLLAQHGPQDVPLPAVPAGTQQPSGQRVHGRESLHRARGEPLQHPLQQGEPQQVHGYGEGGLHRHVQLVRRLLQQHLGCGPGGQPEGLWRPAGGEHRAGAAAAALRARLELPLRRGPGRTGPGPGLCLAGLRFGPSWQRGPGSGLEPPCLAWPPAWTPSSFTRTSPGQGRDCLPQGGHKPLALQI; encoded by the exons ATGGCCTGCAAGCTGAGGGCCTGTGTCTGTGGTGAAGCCAAGATGAACACCAAGGCAGGACCCTTGGAG CTGCAGGTGCGGGGGACGCTGGTGCTGCTGTGCCTGGGTGCCGTgaccctcacctgcctcctgggacTGGGACCCTCCCCTTCTGCCTGGAGCCAGGGCTGCCTAGAGGAAGGGCCCGCCAGGCCTGGGGGCCTTGGCTCCCGTGTGGACTGGGATCCTCGAGGAGGGGAGGCCCGGCGGCGGCATCGGCAAAAGGACTCCTGCCG GCTCGTCCTCGTGGAGAGCATTCCCCAGGACCTGCGATCTGCAGCAGGCAGCCCGGCCgcccagcccctggcccaggCCTGGATGCAGCTGCTGGACGCCGCCCGAGAGAGCGTCCACGTGGCCTCCTTCTACTGGTCCCTCACGGGGCCCGACATCGGGGTCAACGACTCGTCTTCCCAGCCG GGCGAGGCCCTCCTGCAAaagctgcagcagctgctggaCAGAAACGTGTCCCTGGCCGTGGCCACCAGCACCCCAACTCCGGCCAAGAACTCCACTGACCTGCAGGTCCTGGAAAGCCGAG GCGCCCAGGTGAGACACGTGCCCATGGGAAGGCTCACTGGCGGCGTTTTGCACTCCAAGTTCTGGGTGGTGGATGGACGGCACGTCTACGTGGGCAGTGCCAACATGGACTGGCGGTCCCTGACACAG GTGAAGGAGCTCGGTGCCGTCATCTACAACTGCAGCCGCCTGGCCCAGGACCTGGAGAAGACCTTCCAGACCTACTGGGTGCTGGGGACACCCAGGGCCGTCCTCCCCAAGCCCTGGCCTCAGAACTTCTCCTCTCACATCAACCGCTTCCAGCCGCTCCGGGATCACTTTGACGGGGTGCCCACCACTGTCTACTTCTCG ACACCCCGCCAG ctaCTGGCCAGTGCTGGACACGGCGCTGCGGGTGGCGGCCTTCAGCAGGGGGGTACGCGTGCGCCTTCTGGTCAGCTGCTGGCTCAACACGGACCCCAGGATGTTCCCCTTCCTGCGGTCCCTGCAGGCACTCAGCAACCCAGCGGCCAACGTGTCCATGGACGTG AAAGTCTTCATCGTGCCCGTGGGGAACCACTCCAACATCCCCTTCAGCAGGGTGAACCACAGCAAGTTCATGGTTACGGAGAAGGCGGCCTACATAG GCACGTCCAACTGGTCAGAAGATTACTTCAGCAGCACCTCGGGTGTGGGCCTGGTGGTCAGCCAGAGGGCCTCTGGCGCCCAGCCGGGGGTGAGCACCGTGCAGGAGCAGCTGCGGCAGCTCTTCGAGCGAGACTGGAGCTCCCGCTACGCCGTGGGCCTGGACGGACAGGCCCCGGGCCAGGACTGTGTTTGGCAGGGCTGAGGTTCGGCCCTTCCTGGCAGCGGGGTCCTGGCAGCGGGCTGGAGCCTCCTTGCCTTGCCTGGCCCCCAGCCTGGACTCCAAGCAGCTTCACTCGCACAAGCCCTGGTCAGGGGCGGGACTGCCTACCGCAGGGCGGACACAAACCACTTGCTCTCCAAATCTAG